A single region of the Lagopus muta isolate bLagMut1 chromosome 24, bLagMut1 primary, whole genome shotgun sequence genome encodes:
- the SYPL2 gene encoding LOW QUALITY PROTEIN: synaptophysin-like protein 2 (The sequence of the model RefSeq protein was modified relative to this genomic sequence to represent the inferred CDS: deleted 1 base in 1 codon), with protein sequence MAESGAPSGGDKTPRLQDRVLAGMRWGRLQEPLGFVKVLEWLFAIFSFGACGSFSGESGATVKCSGETKEMSAISVQFGYPFRLYQIPFEMPECDGESEPRLLHLVGDFSAPAEFFVTLGVFSFLYTMAALVLYLRFHSLYADNKKLPFTDFCVTICFAFFWLVAAAAWGKGLSDVKAATRPSSLIAAMSVCQGQDVVCNAGATPAMGLANISVLFGFINFLLWAGNCWFVFKETTWHTKAEPHGDSAAEQGAIDKQ encoded by the exons ATGGCAGAGTCCGGAGCCCCCTCGGGCGGCGACAAAACGCCCCGGCTCCAG GACCGGGTCCTGGCCGGGATGCGCTGGGGCCGCCTCCAGGAGCCGCTGGGCTTCGTCAAGGTGCTGGAATGG ctctttgccATCTTTTCTTTCGGGGCGTGCGGTTCTTTCAGCGGTGAGAGCGGGGCCACGGTGAAGTGCAGCGGTGAAACCAAAGAGATGAGCGCCATTTCCGTGCAGTTCGGGTACCCGTTCAG GTTGTACCAGATCCCCTTCGAGATGCCGGAGTGCGACGGCGAGTCGGAGCCGCGTTTGCTGCACCTGGTGGGCGACTTCTCCGCTCCAGCCGAGTTCTTTGTGACCCTGGGGGTCTTCTCCTTCCTCTACACCATGGCAGCTCTGGTGCTTTACCTGCGCTTTCATTCCCTTTACGCCGACAACAAGAAGCTCCCGTTCACG GACTTCTGTGTCACCATCTGCTTCGCCTTCTTCTGGctggtggcggcggcggcgtgGGGC AAGGGGCTGAGCGACGTCAAGGCGGCCACGAGGCCCTCCAGCCTCATTGCAGCCATGAGTGTGTGCCAGGGCCAGGACGTGGTGTGCAACGCCGGCGCCACGCCGGCCATGGGGCTGGCCAACATCTCCGTG CTCTTCGGCTTCATCAATTTCCTGCTGTGGGCCGGGAACTGCTGGTTCGTGTTCAAGGAGACGACGTGGCACACGAAGGCTGAGCCCCACGGGGACAGCGCGGCCGAGCAGGGCGCCATCGACAAGCAGTAG